Proteins from one Candidatus Palauibacter scopulicola genomic window:
- a CDS encoding alkaline phosphatase D family protein — LDSSSARYNVLANQVFMARLLEGDEEGEEELTLAMDKWDGYPADRDRLMSFLHERRPSNPVVLTGDLHTNWVNDLKLDFERADSPTVGAEFAGTSISSSGDGVDTGPQGDNAMGHNPHIKFFNAQRGYVRCRLSPARLRTDFRVMPYVTRPDAPIATRASYVVENGVPGAQET, encoded by the coding sequence CTCGACTCGTCATCCGCCCGCTACAACGTCCTCGCCAACCAGGTCTTCATGGCCCGGCTGCTGGAGGGCGACGAGGAAGGCGAAGAGGAACTCACCCTCGCCATGGACAAGTGGGACGGCTACCCCGCCGATCGCGACCGCCTCATGAGCTTCCTCCACGAGCGCCGCCCCTCGAACCCCGTCGTCCTCACCGGCGACCTCCACACCAACTGGGTCAACGACCTCAAGCTCGACTTCGAGCGCGCGGATTCCCCGACCGTCGGCGCCGAATTCGCCGGCACCTCCATCAGCTCGAGCGGAGACGGAGTGGACACGGGGCCGCAGGGCGACAACGCCATGGGCCACAACCCCCACATCAAGTTCTTCAACGCCCAGCGCGGCTACGTCCGCTGCCGCCTCTCCCCCGCCCGCCTCCGCACCGACTTCCGCGTCATGCCCTACGTCACCCGCCCCGACGCCCCGATCGCCACCCGCGCCAGCTACGTCGTCGAAAACGGAGTCCCCGGCGCCCAGGAAACTTGA